In Panacibacter ginsenosidivorans, the following proteins share a genomic window:
- the mobC gene encoding conjugal transfer protein MobC, whose amino-acid sequence MSTTGENDQGLRKIIDMTRMISIVLLLLHFYYYCYAAFATWHLTYEITDRILANISRSGLFNSFQRSKIIALVFLFISLIGVRGRKSDKHNYRTALAYLLTGLLLYFISGLLLNWDTIITTVAVVYFMITATGYLLVLSGGVMLSRIIRNNLSNEVFNKHNETFPQEERLLENEYSINLPAEYIFKGKKRNSWINFLNARRSILCLGGPGSGKSFYIVENCIRQLTAKHFTQFIFDFKYPELTTLAYNEFLKHHKRYPVVPKFYTVNFSNLECSHRCNPLFPELMNDILDAMDASKTILLSINKTWSQRQGEFFVESPINLLAAVFWFLKKFQQGKYCTLPHAIELLQMEYDKVFTILNSEPEIRTLINPFINAYLNDVMETVESQFASVKIPMGRLSSPQLYYILSGNDFTLDINNPDEPKIVCLGNDPVKADALAPIISLFCDRLNKIINQQGKQKCATVYDEFATLRAGSVAKVIATGRSNNIVCILALQDYSQLKQVYSKEEAETIFNICGNVISGQVSGETAKLLAERFPKTMQDRQSLSINSNDTSISKSKQLEHAIPASTISSLSSGEFVGIVADNPDQPIELKPFHCRIKNDLEKIKKEKASYKALPIVRKVNRIIVESDFQRIKNEVAEIEVTVMQELLADPDKHILIIKKD is encoded by the coding sequence ATGTCAACGACAGGTGAGAATGATCAGGGGTTAAGAAAGATCATCGACATGACCAGGATGATAAGCATTGTATTGTTGCTTCTTCATTTTTATTACTACTGTTATGCTGCATTCGCAACATGGCACTTGACTTATGAAATAACGGACAGGATACTTGCCAACATCAGCAGATCGGGTTTATTCAATAGTTTTCAGAGATCAAAAATCATTGCGCTCGTTTTTCTTTTTATATCGTTGATAGGTGTAAGAGGTAGAAAAAGTGACAAGCACAATTACAGAACAGCATTGGCTTATTTACTGACAGGTTTGTTATTGTATTTTATCAGTGGGTTATTGCTGAATTGGGACACCATAATTACAACAGTAGCTGTTGTTTATTTTATGATTACTGCAACCGGCTACCTGCTTGTGTTATCAGGCGGTGTGATGCTTTCACGCATCATCAGAAATAATTTAAGCAACGAAGTCTTTAACAAGCATAATGAAACATTTCCGCAGGAAGAACGATTGCTGGAGAATGAATATTCGATTAACCTGCCGGCGGAATACATCTTCAAAGGAAAGAAACGGAATAGCTGGATCAATTTCCTCAACGCCAGAAGGTCGATTCTTTGTCTTGGTGGACCTGGCTCGGGCAAGAGTTTCTATATCGTTGAGAATTGTATCCGCCAACTCACCGCTAAACATTTTACGCAATTTATTTTTGATTTTAAGTATCCGGAATTAACAACACTTGCATACAATGAGTTTCTTAAACACCATAAACGTTATCCTGTTGTTCCGAAATTTTATACCGTCAATTTTTCAAATCTTGAATGCTCGCATCGTTGTAATCCATTGTTCCCTGAATTAATGAATGACATACTGGATGCAATGGATGCCAGCAAAACTATTTTGTTAAGCATAAATAAAACGTGGTCCCAACGGCAAGGTGAATTCTTTGTCGAGTCACCAATTAATTTACTCGCTGCTGTCTTTTGGTTTTTGAAAAAATTTCAGCAAGGTAAATATTGTACGCTGCCACATGCGATAGAATTGTTGCAAATGGAATACGACAAAGTGTTTACTATACTTAACAGTGAGCCGGAAATAAGAACCCTTATCAATCCCTTTATCAACGCGTATTTAAATGATGTAATGGAAACAGTGGAAAGCCAGTTTGCTTCGGTGAAAATACCGATGGGAAGATTGTCGTCTCCGCAGCTTTATTATATTTTATCAGGCAATGATTTTACATTGGATATAAACAACCCTGATGAGCCAAAAATTGTTTGCCTCGGTAACGACCCGGTTAAAGCGGATGCATTGGCACCGATCATATCATTGTTCTGTGACCGGTTGAATAAAATTATTAATCAACAAGGCAAGCAAAAATGTGCAACTGTTTATGATGAATTTGCCACGTTGCGCGCCGGCAGTGTTGCTAAAGTTATTGCTACCGGCAGGTCAAACAATATCGTCTGTATCCTTGCGCTGCAGGACTACAGCCAATTAAAGCAGGTTTATTCAAAAGAAGAAGCTGAAACAATATTTAATATCTGCGGTAATGTTATCTCTGGTCAGGTCAGTGGCGAAACTGCTAAACTGCTGGCTGAACGGTTCCCTAAAACCATGCAGGATCGTCAAAGCCTGTCGATAAACAGCAACGACACTTCCATAAGTAAATCAAAGCAACTGGAGCACGCTATACCAGCATCAACAATCAGCAGTTTATCAAGTGGTGAATTTGTAGGAATCGTTGCTGATAATCCTGACCAGCCAATTGAATTGAAGCCCTTCCATTGCAGGATTAAAAATGATCTTGAAAAAATAAAAAAAGAGAAAGCATCTTATAAAGCTTTGCCAATCGTGAGAAAAGTTAATAGAATTATTGTTGAGAGCGACTTTCAACGGATCAAAAATGAGGTGGCCGAGATAGAAGTGACGGTTATGCAGGAGCTGCTTGCAGACCCCGACAAGCATATTTTAATTATAAAGAAAGATTAA
- a CDS encoding site-specific integrase has translation MRIPIKPLCEQKRLRRDGTCNVYFQFFHDGEHRTFLNTQISIPPEYWDKRKLCIKETLPKEFGCHAKLNDEIDRQLRLACDLIKFAKQQDVAELGLYVKEKFDPSLKLNKLAQEDFNLKNAYVPANKAKKEIFFKQLDDYVKSKEKKVRPGTIEVYHDMINHLEAFEKYRKEKITFASLDFQFYEDFVDFLTYDYKQPRRKKDIYGVKVNTIGKTIKQLRIFIKDRVKRKIIPSIDLSDYKIPEEESDAIYLSYEEIGEIYHLDLSEHPELIPYRDLFVLGCLTGLRFSDFSSLEPEDLQQDMLYKKQEKSVHWVVIPMRKEAKEIFTRQFREQIPIISNVKFNEHIKTIARFAGICQVIKFSYRKGNKMIEEKKPKWGWITSHTARRSFCTNEFLAGTPVYLIMKISGHKREKDFYRYIRIDPKEAAEKVKLLWMERDDMQVFKNPLKRAINLKTA, from the coding sequence ATGCGTATACCAATTAAGCCACTATGCGAACAAAAAAGACTTCGTCGTGATGGCACCTGCAATGTCTACTTTCAGTTTTTTCATGATGGTGAACACCGCACTTTTTTAAATACTCAGATCAGCATTCCGCCTGAGTACTGGGATAAGAGGAAACTTTGCATCAAGGAAACTTTGCCAAAGGAATTTGGATGCCATGCTAAATTGAATGATGAAATCGATCGTCAACTTCGTCTTGCCTGTGACCTGATAAAATTTGCGAAGCAGCAGGACGTTGCTGAATTGGGCTTATATGTAAAAGAGAAATTTGATCCCTCTTTAAAGTTGAATAAACTTGCCCAGGAAGATTTTAATTTAAAAAATGCATATGTCCCTGCAAACAAAGCGAAGAAGGAAATTTTTTTCAAACAGTTGGATGACTATGTAAAATCAAAAGAAAAAAAAGTAAGACCTGGAACGATTGAAGTGTATCATGATATGATTAACCATCTTGAAGCATTTGAAAAATATAGAAAAGAAAAAATCACGTTTGCATCTTTGGATTTTCAATTCTACGAAGACTTCGTTGATTTTCTTACTTACGATTATAAACAGCCAAGAAGAAAAAAAGATATCTATGGTGTGAAGGTAAACACGATTGGAAAAACAATAAAACAACTACGCATTTTTATTAAGGATCGTGTAAAAAGAAAAATTATTCCATCTATTGATTTAAGTGATTACAAAATCCCCGAAGAGGAATCGGATGCTATTTATCTTTCTTATGAAGAAATTGGTGAGATATATCATCTTGATTTATCTGAACATCCTGAATTAATCCCTTATCGCGATTTGTTTGTGTTGGGATGTTTAACCGGTCTTCGCTTCTCTGATTTCTCTTCATTAGAACCAGAAGATTTACAGCAAGACATGCTTTATAAAAAGCAGGAGAAGTCTGTGCATTGGGTTGTGATACCAATGCGTAAAGAAGCAAAAGAAATTTTTACAAGACAGTTTAGAGAACAAATACCGATTATATCAAACGTAAAATTCAATGAGCACATTAAAACAATTGCAAGGTTTGCTGGTATTTGCCAGGTGATAAAGTTTTCGTACAGAAAAGGAAACAAAATGATTGAGGAGAAGAAGCCGAAATGGGGATGGATTACTTCGCACACGGCACGTCGTTCATTTTGCACTAATGAATTTCTTGCAGGAACTCCGGTTTATCTTATCATGAAAATAAGTGGACATAAAAGAGAAAAGGATTTTTATCGTTACATAAGAATCGATCCGAAAGAAGCTGCAGAAAAAGTAAAGTTGCTATGGATGGAAAGAGATGATATGCAGGTGTTCAAAAATCCTTTGAAACGTGCGATCAATTTGAAGACAGCATAG
- a CDS encoding acetyl-CoA carboxylase carboxyltransferase subunit alpha, with protein MPQYPNRQFLDFEQPIKELYEHIEENKKLAEKNAKIDYKSIIQQLEDSIVEKRKEITEHLTPWQRVQLSRHPDRPYTLKYIEKMATNFVELHGDRNVKDDKAMVGGFADLDGQTVMFIGQQKGINTKTRQLRNFGMANPEGYRKALRLMKLAEKFNKPVVTLIDTPGAFPGLEAEERGQGEAIARNIYEMMRLKVPIICVIIGEGASGGALGIGVGDKVLMMENTWYTVISPESCSSILWRSWDKKEVAAEQLRLTAKDMHGFGLVDEIVPEPIGGAHWDYDEAAKILKSYILKSLEEVKLIPSDKKLNYRTEKFGRMGFWDEVAEETEDAEA; from the coding sequence ATGCCGCAATACCCCAACAGACAATTTCTTGATTTCGAACAGCCCATAAAGGAACTGTACGAACATATTGAAGAGAATAAAAAACTCGCTGAAAAAAATGCCAAGATCGATTACAAAAGCATTATACAGCAGTTGGAAGATTCTATTGTTGAAAAGCGTAAGGAGATCACCGAACATCTTACACCATGGCAGCGTGTACAACTAAGCCGCCATCCCGATAGGCCATACACACTCAAGTATATAGAAAAAATGGCCACCAACTTTGTAGAATTACATGGCGACCGCAATGTAAAAGATGATAAAGCAATGGTCGGTGGTTTCGCAGATCTTGACGGACAAACAGTGATGTTTATAGGCCAACAAAAAGGTATCAATACCAAAACAAGACAGTTACGCAATTTCGGTATGGCCAATCCTGAAGGCTATCGTAAAGCGTTGCGCCTTATGAAGCTTGCAGAAAAATTCAATAAGCCGGTTGTTACTTTGATCGATACACCGGGTGCATTTCCGGGCCTTGAAGCGGAAGAGCGTGGACAGGGAGAGGCCATTGCCAGAAACATCTATGAAATGATGCGCCTGAAAGTGCCCATCATTTGTGTAATCATTGGAGAAGGTGCAAGTGGCGGTGCACTTGGCATAGGCGTTGGTGATAAGGTATTAATGATGGAGAATACCTGGTACACGGTTATCTCTCCGGAAAGCTGCAGTTCTATTCTCTGGCGCAGCTGGGACAAGAAAGAAGTGGCCGCAGAACAACTCCGTCTTACGGCAAAAGATATGCATGGCTTTGGACTCGTTGATGAAATTGTGCCTGAACCAATTGGAGGCGCGCATTGGGATTACGACGAAGCAGCAAAAATTCTTAAAAGCTATATTCTAAAATCGCTTGAAGAAGTAAAACTAATACCTTCAGATAAGAAATTAAATTATCGCACAGAGAAATTTGGCAGAATGGGCTTTTGGGATGAAGTAGCAGAAGAAACAGAAGATGCAGAAGCATAA
- the dapA gene encoding 4-hydroxy-tetrahydrodipicolinate synthase, which produces MSSLYNQLQGTGVALITPFTAQGFIDFNALSKIIDHVIDGGAEYVVTLGTTGETPTLGKFEKTDIVKFTYDKVNGRVPVVVGIGGNDTNALIKDLQNYPLDNAVAILSASPYYSKPSQEGLYQHYKALAEASPKPILLYNVPGRTGRNVTAETTIRLANEVKNIAGIKEASGDMGQCIQILRHAPKDFLVVSGDDALGLPQIACGMKGVISVAANAYPKEFSDMVRFCLANDFAKAKTINDKLVDAYNLMFEENNPAGVKAFMAEMGLISNNVRLPLVTLSASVYNRVKAYMATR; this is translated from the coding sequence ATGTCTTCTCTTTACAATCAACTACAAGGAACAGGCGTGGCTTTGATAACGCCGTTCACGGCACAGGGATTTATTGATTTTAATGCACTCTCAAAAATTATCGACCATGTGATCGATGGTGGCGCAGAGTATGTAGTAACGCTTGGCACTACAGGCGAAACACCTACGCTTGGTAAGTTTGAGAAGACCGATATCGTAAAATTTACTTATGATAAGGTAAATGGTCGTGTGCCGGTTGTAGTAGGCATCGGTGGCAATGATACCAATGCGCTTATTAAGGACCTGCAAAACTACCCACTGGATAATGCAGTTGCTATTCTAAGTGCATCACCATATTACAGCAAGCCATCACAAGAGGGTTTGTACCAGCATTATAAAGCATTGGCAGAAGCTTCTCCAAAGCCGATCTTATTATATAATGTTCCGGGCAGAACAGGGAGAAATGTAACAGCAGAAACAACCATTCGTCTTGCAAATGAAGTAAAGAATATAGCAGGTATAAAAGAAGCCAGTGGAGATATGGGTCAGTGTATACAAATACTACGGCACGCACCAAAAGATTTTCTTGTAGTAAGTGGTGATGATGCTTTGGGCCTTCCTCAAATTGCATGCGGCATGAAAGGCGTAATAAGTGTTGCTGCGAATGCTTATCCAAAAGAATTTTCAGACATGGTACGTTTTTGCCTGGCAAATGATTTTGCAAAAGCAAAAACCATCAACGATAAATTGGTTGATGCATATAACCTGATGTTTGAAGAAAATAATCCTGCAGGTGTAAAAGCATTTATGGCAGAAATGGGATTGATCAGTAATAATGTAAGGTTACCATTGGTTACATTAAGTGCCAGTGTTTATAACCGGGTGAAGGCTTATATGGCAACAAGATAA
- a CDS encoding alpha/beta hydrolase has translation MKKIVLLFVLYTVCINVSAQFTVRIIVNDAATKKYDDIYVAGDFNNWNPHDDTYKMKLFGATRRIYVLRDVAAGTYNFKFTRGTWDKVETSSKGEDIENHAVEVNGDTSLTFFVAGWKDDFPDKPKPNTASAQVQVLDTAFVMPQLGRTRKIWIYLPKNYNLLRSKAFPVLYMQDGQNLFNEQTAFAGEWGVDECLDTLQQKLNKDCIVVGIDNGGGKRMNEYNPYDDKKFGQGEGDLYLDFVVQTLKPFIDGHFRTQKDRQHTFIAGSSMGGLISMYAIKKYPDVFGVAGVFSPSFQLAPQLYADLQNTKWKDTHTIFFYAGRKEGDDMIPDMQHIEELLTSTKYFNTTELIYPLGQHKEEYWRKAFEVFYRKLMQ, from the coding sequence ATGAAGAAAATAGTTTTACTGTTTGTTTTATATACGGTTTGCATAAATGTATCTGCCCAATTTACGGTGCGCATAATTGTAAATGATGCGGCTACAAAAAAGTACGATGATATTTATGTGGCCGGCGATTTCAACAACTGGAACCCGCATGATGATACTTACAAAATGAAATTATTTGGCGCAACAAGAAGAATATATGTCTTAAGAGATGTTGCGGCAGGCACTTACAATTTTAAATTTACAAGAGGCACCTGGGATAAAGTAGAAACATCTTCGAAGGGTGAAGACATAGAGAATCATGCTGTAGAAGTAAATGGGGACACTTCATTAACTTTTTTTGTTGCAGGCTGGAAAGATGATTTTCCTGATAAGCCAAAACCAAATACAGCATCTGCGCAAGTGCAGGTATTAGATACTGCATTCGTAATGCCGCAGTTGGGCCGCACCAGGAAAATATGGATATATCTTCCAAAGAATTATAATCTTTTAAGAAGCAAAGCTTTTCCCGTCTTGTATATGCAGGACGGGCAAAATTTATTTAATGAGCAAACAGCGTTTGCAGGTGAGTGGGGCGTAGATGAATGTCTTGATACATTGCAACAAAAATTAAATAAAGACTGTATTGTAGTGGGTATTGATAATGGCGGTGGTAAACGTATGAATGAATACAACCCTTACGATGATAAAAAATTTGGACAAGGTGAAGGTGATCTTTATCTCGATTTTGTTGTGCAAACGCTGAAGCCTTTTATTGACGGGCATTTCAGGACACAGAAAGACAGGCAGCATACTTTTATTGCAGGCAGTAGCATGGGTGGTTTGATATCAATGTATGCTATAAAAAAATATCCTGATGTGTTTGGGGTAGCGGGTGTTTTTTCTCCCTCATTTCAGTTAGCGCCGCAATTATATGCTGATCTGCAAAACACAAAATGGAAAGATACACACACTATATTTTTTTATGCAGGCAGAAAAGAGGGGGATGATATGATCCCTGATATGCAACACATAGAAGAGCTTTTAACAAGCACAAAATATTTTAACACTACAGAATTAATATACCCACTTGGCCAGCATAAAGAAGAATACTGGCGCAAAGCTTTTGAAGTTTTTTACAGGAAATTAATGCAATAG
- a CDS encoding ribonuclease Z codes for MFGVTILGNNSALPAYDRHPTAQIVTLNDQLFLIDCGEGTQMQLSRYKIRRSKISHIFISHLHGDHYFGLPGLLTSFSLMNREQDLHLHAPEPLKRILELQFSTADTRFSYKLLFHALGDEGVIVDDEKFTVETFKVFHRIDCWGFVIREKKKPRKIDMEKLAGKDIPAIFYERLKAGEDYITKSGERIANESVTIANTAAKSYGFCGDTIYNETICKHLNDITLLYHEATFLKDQEERAASRFHSTTIQAAKIAQTAKPKRLLIGHFSSKYEILDAFLEETVAVFPQTQLALEGVTYIIK; via the coding sequence ATGTTTGGTGTAACGATACTTGGTAATAATTCTGCGTTGCCTGCTTACGACAGACATCCTACAGCGCAGATCGTTACATTAAACGACCAGTTATTTCTTATAGATTGTGGCGAAGGCACACAAATGCAACTCTCACGTTATAAGATCCGCCGCAGTAAGATCAGCCATATTTTTATATCGCATCTGCACGGTGATCATTATTTTGGATTACCGGGGCTACTTACCAGTTTTAGTTTAATGAACCGTGAACAGGACCTGCACCTGCATGCACCCGAACCGCTTAAGAGAATCCTGGAGTTACAATTTTCTACAGCCGATACAAGGTTTTCTTATAAACTCCTCTTTCATGCATTGGGCGATGAAGGCGTAATTGTAGATGATGAAAAATTTACTGTGGAAACATTTAAAGTATTTCACCGCATAGATTGCTGGGGATTTGTGATAAGAGAAAAAAAGAAGCCTAGGAAAATAGATATGGAAAAACTTGCCGGAAAAGATATTCCTGCTATTTTTTATGAAAGACTAAAAGCTGGAGAAGATTATATTACTAAATCCGGCGAACGCATTGCCAACGAATCTGTAACCATTGCCAATACTGCAGCAAAAAGCTATGGGTTTTGTGGTGACACTATTTACAATGAAACAATCTGTAAACATTTAAACGATATAACATTGCTTTACCATGAAGCAACTTTTTTGAAGGATCAGGAAGAAAGAGCTGCCAGCAGGTTTCACAGCACTACTATACAGGCAGCAAAAATTGCACAAACAGCAAAACCAAAAAGACTCCTGATCGGTCACTTCAGCAGTAAGTATGAAATACTGGATGCTTTCCTGGAAGAAACTGTTGCAGTTTTTCCTCAAACACAATTAGCGCTGGAAGGAGTTACTTATATAATCAAATAA
- a CDS encoding glycosyltransferase family 2 protein has translation MISPSVAIVILNYNGSNYLQRFLPPVLASTYANKRVVVADNASIDDSIEVLQKEFPSVELITLDKNYGFAEGYNQALKQVTADYYVLLNSDVEVTPAWIEPIIELMESDSKIATCQPKILFYYEQHLFEYAGAAGGWIDHLGYPFSRGRVFDVCETDTGQYNNTAPIFWASGAAMFIRSEIFHEAGGFDGFFFAHMEEIDLCWRIQLMGYNIMCVPSSVVYHIGGGTLPKGNTRKVFLNFRNNLIMLGKNLPWNEKIWKFPLRIFLDALFAWKSLLSGFSESFIAVFKAHLAVFKWCISCKSNNKYTRVPMKKMQGVYRGSLIWQHFIKKKTRFSEIVKKNF, from the coding sequence TTGATTAGCCCTTCTGTAGCCATTGTTATTCTTAATTATAACGGCAGCAATTACCTGCAAAGATTTCTGCCGCCTGTACTGGCATCAACCTATGCAAACAAGCGGGTTGTAGTGGCAGACAATGCTTCTATTGATGATTCTATTGAAGTTTTGCAAAAAGAATTTCCATCTGTTGAATTGATAACACTTGATAAAAATTATGGTTTTGCAGAAGGTTATAACCAAGCATTGAAACAGGTTACGGCTGATTATTATGTATTGCTTAATTCTGATGTAGAGGTTACACCTGCATGGATTGAACCCATTATTGAACTAATGGAAAGCGACAGCAAAATTGCCACCTGTCAGCCCAAAATCCTTTTTTATTATGAACAACATTTATTTGAATATGCGGGTGCAGCGGGTGGCTGGATAGACCACCTTGGTTACCCTTTTTCGCGTGGCCGTGTGTTTGATGTTTGTGAGACAGATACTGGTCAATACAATAACACAGCGCCTATATTTTGGGCAAGTGGTGCTGCGATGTTTATTCGCTCAGAAATATTTCATGAAGCAGGAGGGTTTGATGGATTTTTCTTTGCACACATGGAAGAAATTGATCTTTGCTGGCGCATACAATTGATGGGCTATAATATTATGTGTGTGCCTTCTTCTGTTGTATATCATATTGGTGGGGGCACTTTGCCAAAAGGCAATACCAGGAAAGTGTTCCTCAATTTCAGGAACAATCTTATCATGCTCGGTAAGAACCTGCCATGGAATGAAAAAATATGGAAGTTTCCGCTTCGTATTTTTTTAGATGCTTTATTTGCCTGGAAAAGTTTATTATCCGGATTTAGTGAGTCTTTTATAGCCGTATTTAAAGCACATCTTGCTGTATTTAAATGGTGCATATCCTGCAAATCGAATAATAAGTACACCAGAGTACCTATGAAGAAGATGCAAGGTGTGTATCGCGGCTCACTTATATGGCAGCATTTTATAAAGAAGAAAACACGTTTTTCAGAAATTGTTAAAAAGAACTTTTAA
- the fucP gene encoding L-fucose:H+ symporter permease yields the protein MSKNKYLVPFILVCSLFFLWAFLHNMNPILIPHLKKACQLSDTQSSFIDSAVYLGYFLAAIPAGLFIHRWGYKKGIIFGLMLFALGSLLFIPAAEVRQYWFFLVALFIAACGATFLETIANPYAAALGNPSTAEQRLNFAQSFNGVGAFVAPLVGSQFIFSGIEHTKGELQSMSPEQLNAYLNSEASTVKIPYLVIGCVIIVVIILFALTKLPEIKEDDSVAHGTKFSLNVFKFRHVKWAMLAEFCYVGAQVGVGSFFIRFSKELMNLDEKTAGYWWGSIAMVGFMVGRFTGTFFMRYIKPAKLLSLYAIINISLLAFALINHNQFSVYAVMVVPFFMSIMFPTIFALGIKGLGEETKIASSFLVMSIIGGGIFAPIMGFISDKTGSMQSAYIVPLICFAVILFFALNGHKIKTSNTESHEKVLSGIGS from the coding sequence ATGTCAAAAAACAAATATCTTGTACCGTTTATACTAGTATGCTCTTTGTTTTTTTTATGGGCGTTTCTGCACAACATGAACCCTATATTAATTCCACATCTTAAAAAAGCCTGCCAGTTAAGTGATACACAATCTTCATTCATAGATTCAGCTGTTTATCTCGGCTATTTCCTGGCGGCAATTCCCGCCGGTTTGTTTATACATCGCTGGGGCTATAAAAAAGGGATCATATTCGGACTTATGCTTTTTGCATTAGGTTCATTATTATTTATTCCTGCTGCAGAAGTAAGACAATACTGGTTCTTTCTGGTTGCATTGTTTATAGCTGCATGTGGCGCCACTTTTTTGGAAACGATTGCAAACCCCTATGCCGCTGCGCTTGGCAATCCGTCTACTGCCGAGCAACGTCTAAATTTTGCTCAATCATTTAATGGCGTGGGGGCATTCGTAGCACCACTTGTTGGTAGCCAATTTATTTTCTCCGGTATTGAACACACAAAAGGAGAATTGCAAAGTATGTCTCCTGAGCAACTTAATGCATACCTTAACTCAGAAGCATCTACTGTCAAAATACCATATCTTGTTATTGGTTGTGTGATAATAGTTGTCATTATACTTTTTGCACTAACAAAACTTCCCGAAATAAAAGAAGACGACAGTGTTGCACACGGTACGAAATTTTCTCTGAACGTATTCAAATTCCGTCATGTAAAATGGGCAATGCTTGCTGAGTTTTGTTATGTAGGTGCACAGGTTGGCGTAGGAAGTTTTTTTATAAGGTTTTCAAAAGAGTTAATGAATCTCGATGAAAAAACAGCCGGTTATTGGTGGGGTTCCATTGCAATGGTTGGGTTTATGGTTGGGCGCTTTACCGGAACATTTTTTATGCGCTATATAAAGCCCGCAAAATTATTAAGCCTGTATGCGATTATTAATATTTCATTGCTTGCATTTGCATTAATAAACCACAATCAGTTTTCCGTATATGCAGTAATGGTGGTTCCTTTTTTTATGTCAATTATGTTCCCTACAATTTTTGCGCTTGGTATAAAAGGGCTAGGAGAAGAAACAAAAATTGCTTCTTCATTTCTTGTAATGTCTATCATTGGTGGTGGAATTTTTGCACCAATCATGGGTTTTATTTCAGATAAAACAGGCAGCATGCAGTCCGCATACATAGTTCCGCTTATTTGCTTCGCTGTTATTTTATTTTTCGCACTCAATGGTCATAAAATAAAAACAAGCAATACAGAATCGCATGAAAAAGTTTTGTCTGGCATTGGATCTTAA
- a CDS encoding L-rhamnose mutarotase, producing the protein MKKFCLALDLKDDTQLINEYEAYHKAVWPEILNSITDSGITNMEIYRTANRLFMIMETTDDFSFEAKSKADADNAKVQEWEQLMWKYQQALPTAKEGEKWMLMKKIFETPSP; encoded by the coding sequence ATGAAAAAGTTTTGTCTGGCATTGGATCTTAAAGATGATACTCAACTTATAAATGAGTATGAAGCTTATCACAAAGCAGTGTGGCCGGAGATTCTGAATAGTATTACAGATTCGGGTATCACTAATATGGAAATATATCGCACAGCCAACAGGCTGTTTATGATCATGGAAACAACGGATGATTTTTCATTTGAAGCAAAATCAAAAGCTGATGCTGATAATGCAAAAGTGCAGGAGTGGGAGCAATTGATGTGGAAATACCAACAAGCGTTACCAACAGCAAAAGAAGGTGAGAAATGGATGTTGATGAAAAAAATATTTGAAACCCCCAGCCCCTAA
- a CDS encoding SDR family NAD(P)-dependent oxidoreductase gives MFSLKNKHAVITGGGSGIGRAVCLLFGKQGAIVHVMDISKDAANQTAVQISEEGGEAFAHACDVSNQQNVTEIFNEIGTVHILVNSAGVSHIGKVDNTSEADFDRIYNVNVKGVYNCLHATIPSMKQNGGGVILNVCSVAAFVGLADRFAYSMSKGAVSSMTLSVAKDYVHDNIRCNSVSPGRVHTAFVDGFLAKNYPGREAEMFEKLSKTQPIGRMGKPEEIATIILFLCSDEASFITGTDYPIDGGFIKLNT, from the coding sequence ATGTTCAGTTTAAAAAATAAACATGCAGTAATAACAGGTGGCGGCAGCGGAATTGGTCGTGCTGTTTGTTTGCTGTTTGGTAAACAGGGTGCTATTGTACATGTAATGGATATCAGCAAAGACGCCGCTAATCAAACAGCAGTGCAGATATCAGAGGAAGGCGGTGAGGCTTTTGCACATGCATGTGATGTGAGTAATCAGCAAAACGTGACCGAAATATTTAATGAGATTGGTACTGTACATATTTTAGTGAACAGTGCAGGTGTTTCGCATATTGGTAAAGTTGATAATACCAGTGAAGCAGATTTTGATCGCATTTATAATGTGAATGTGAAAGGTGTTTATAATTGTTTGCATGCAACTATTCCATCAATGAAACAAAATGGTGGCGGTGTAATATTAAATGTATGTTCTGTAGCTGCTTTTGTTGGTTTAGCTGATCGGTTTGCATACTCGATGAGTAAAGGTGCTGTTTCTTCGATGACGCTTTCTGTTGCGAAAGATTATGTGCATGATAATATAAGATGTAATTCTGTTTCGCCGGGTCGTGTGCATACAGCTTTTGTTGATGGATTTCTTGCAAAGAATTACCCCGGCCGTGAGGCAGAAATGTTTGAAAAATTATCAAAGACACAACCCATCGGTCGCATGGGTAAGCCTGAAGAAATCGCAACGATTATTTTGTTTTTGTGTAGTGATGAAGCTTCATTTATAACGGGAACAGATTATCCTATTGATGGTGGATTTATTAAATTGAATACATAA